In Flavobacterium sp. N1736, the following are encoded in one genomic region:
- a CDS encoding SIR2 family NAD-dependent protein deacylase, with the protein MKKKLVVLTGAGISAESGIKTFRDSDGLWEGHDVMEVATPEGWRKNQELVLDFYNKRRQQLKEVEPNLGHKILAELEQDFDVHIITQNVDDLHERAGSTKVLHLHGELLKVRSTKNRNLILDWKDDLYTGDFDEDGHQLRPHIVWFGEEVPALEEAIAITETADYFAVIGTSLQVYPAAGLISYTYSITPVFYIDPKPIAIPNIRNKVEVIAKVASEGVAELRERLKSNSNFADLH; encoded by the coding sequence ATGAAAAAGAAACTTGTTGTATTAACGGGAGCCGGAATTAGTGCCGAAAGTGGAATTAAAACTTTTCGCGACAGTGATGGTTTATGGGAAGGTCATGATGTGATGGAAGTTGCAACGCCCGAAGGCTGGCGAAAAAATCAGGAATTGGTTTTGGACTTTTATAACAAAAGACGCCAGCAGCTTAAAGAAGTTGAACCCAATTTAGGTCATAAAATTTTAGCCGAATTAGAACAGGATTTTGATGTGCATATTATTACCCAAAATGTTGATGATTTGCACGAACGCGCCGGAAGTACAAAAGTTTTGCATTTGCACGGGGAATTACTAAAAGTAAGAAGTACCAAAAATCGTAATTTAATTCTTGATTGGAAAGACGATTTATATACTGGAGATTTTGATGAAGACGGACATCAGTTACGCCCACATATTGTTTGGTTTGGCGAAGAAGTTCCTGCGCTCGAAGAAGCAATCGCCATTACAGAAACTGCTGATTATTTTGCCGTTATCGGGACTTCGTTACAAGTATATCCCGCGGCTGGATTAATTTCATATACCTATAGTATTACGCCGGTTTTTTATATTGATCCAAAACCAATTGCGATACCAAATATTCGAAATAAAGTTGAAGTTATCGCCAAAGTTGCCTCTGAAGGTGTAGCGGAATTAAGGGAACGATTAAAATCAAACAGTAATTTTGCAGATTTACACTAA
- the purB gene encoding adenylosuccinate lyase, with the protein MTTLNELNAISPIDGRYRSKTLSLASFFSEEALIKYRVLVEIEYFIALCEVPLPQLADVNPNLFESLRNIYKNFSTQDALWIKETEKVTNHDVKAVEYFIKDAFEKLGLSQYKEFIHFGLTSQDINNTAIPLSTKEAFEQVYMPSLITLISKLKELSVEWKDIPMLARTHGQPASPTRLGKEILVFVERLEEQMRLLFNIPFAAKFGGATGNYNAHHVAYPQIDWKQFGSKFVETDLGLHHSFPTTQIEHYDHFAAFFDALKRINNIVIDLDRDIWTYVSMDYFKQKIKAGEIGSSAMPHKVNPIDFENSEGNLGIANAIFEHLAAKLPVSRLQRDLTDSTVLRNIGVPIGHTIIAFEASLKGLNKLLLNEAKFAEDLEKNWAVVAEAIQTILRREAYPNPYEALKGLTRTNEAIDKNAIHNFIATLEVSDAVRAELMQITPANYTGI; encoded by the coding sequence ATGACTACTTTAAACGAATTGAATGCTATATCGCCAATTGACGGAAGATATAGAAGTAAGACCCTTTCATTAGCCTCTTTTTTCTCTGAAGAAGCTTTAATCAAATACCGTGTATTAGTTGAAATTGAATATTTTATCGCTTTGTGCGAAGTTCCTTTGCCACAACTTGCAGACGTAAATCCAAATTTATTTGAGAGTTTACGTAACATCTATAAAAATTTCTCTACTCAAGATGCGCTTTGGATAAAAGAAACAGAAAAAGTAACCAACCACGACGTAAAAGCGGTTGAATATTTTATTAAAGATGCTTTTGAAAAATTAGGCTTATCTCAATATAAAGAGTTCATTCACTTTGGTTTAACGTCTCAGGATATTAACAATACTGCAATTCCGCTTTCTACAAAAGAAGCTTTTGAGCAGGTTTATATGCCATCTTTAATTACTTTAATTTCTAAACTAAAAGAATTAAGTGTTGAATGGAAAGATATTCCGATGTTGGCACGTACGCACGGACAACCGGCTTCTCCTACTCGTTTGGGTAAAGAAATTTTGGTTTTTGTAGAGCGTCTTGAAGAGCAAATGCGTTTGTTATTCAACATTCCGTTTGCTGCTAAATTTGGTGGAGCAACAGGAAACTACAACGCACATCATGTTGCATATCCGCAAATTGACTGGAAACAATTTGGTAGTAAATTTGTAGAAACAGATCTTGGTTTACACCACTCTTTTCCAACAACTCAAATTGAACATTACGATCATTTTGCAGCATTTTTTGATGCTTTAAAAAGAATCAACAATATTGTTATCGATTTAGATCGCGATATCTGGACGTATGTTTCAATGGATTATTTTAAACAAAAAATCAAAGCCGGAGAAATTGGATCTTCTGCAATGCCACATAAAGTAAATCCTATTGATTTTGAAAATTCAGAAGGAAACTTAGGAATTGCAAATGCTATTTTTGAGCATTTGGCAGCTAAATTACCTGTGTCAAGATTACAGCGTGATTTAACGGATAGTACGGTTTTGCGTAATATTGGTGTTCCGATAGGACATACAATTATTGCTTTTGAAGCTTCTTTAAAAGGTTTAAACAAATTATTGCTGAACGAAGCTAAATTTGCCGAAGATTTAGAGAAAAACTGGGCAGTTGTTGCCGAGGCTATTCAAACGATTTTACGTCGTGAAGCGTATCCAAATCCTTATGAAGCTTTGAAAGGTTTAACCAGAACCAATGAAGCAATTGACAAAAATGCAATCCACAATTTTATTGCGACTTTAGAGGTTTCTGATGCCGTTCGTGCAGAATTAATGCAAATAACTCCTGCTAATTACACAGGAATTTAG
- a CDS encoding aspartyl/asparaginyl beta-hydroxylase domain-containing protein → MNPSSSKLPISFSIDKLQKELAICEDNLWTPHFNTNRYEGNWTSVSLRSQSGLINDITSFANAEYKNTDLLDRCPYFKEIMDWFECEKEAVRLLRLGGGSEIKEHVDNDTSYEDGFFRIHIPIITNPEVFFYVDKKLVPMKMGECWYANFQLPHSVANKSTEPRIHLTLDCIRNDWSDKLFAEMGFDINYTHQEAPYSDEMKQQIIAELSLNPSEAGAKIIANLLAE, encoded by the coding sequence ATGAATCCCTCTTCCAGCAAACTTCCGATTTCCTTTTCAATAGATAAATTACAAAAAGAACTCGCAATATGCGAAGATAATCTATGGACGCCTCATTTTAATACCAATCGTTACGAAGGCAATTGGACAAGTGTTTCTTTAAGATCGCAGTCTGGTTTAATAAATGACATTACCTCTTTTGCAAATGCCGAATATAAAAATACTGATTTGCTGGATCGCTGCCCTTATTTTAAGGAAATTATGGATTGGTTCGAATGCGAAAAAGAAGCGGTACGATTGCTTAGATTAGGAGGCGGAAGCGAAATAAAGGAACATGTAGATAATGACACTTCTTATGAAGATGGGTTTTTTAGAATTCATATTCCAATTATTACGAATCCTGAGGTGTTTTTTTATGTGGATAAAAAACTCGTTCCCATGAAAATGGGTGAATGTTGGTACGCCAATTTTCAACTTCCGCATAGCGTAGCAAATAAAAGTACAGAACCGCGTATTCATCTTACGCTTGATTGTATAAGAAATGATTGGTCTGATAAATTATTTGCAGAAATGGGTTTTGATATTAATTACACTCATCAGGAAGCTCCGTATTCAGATGAAATGAAACAACAGATTATTGCAGAACTTTCTCTAAATCCATCAGAAGCCGGAGCAAAAATTATAGCCAATTTATTAGCAGAATAA
- a CDS encoding peroxiredoxin: MSTLRLGDIAPDFQAETTQGPISFHEWLGDSWGVLFSHPADFTPVCTTELGTVANYLPEFTKRDTKVIALSVDGLESHKEWIKDINETQNTEVNFPIIADEDKKIATLYDMLHPNASEKFTVRSVFVIGPDKKIKLTLTYPASTGRNFEELLRVIDSLQLTANYSVATPANWKDGEDVVITPAVPDSDIAAKFPKGHTPIKPYLRMTPQPNK; this comes from the coding sequence ATGTCAACATTAAGATTAGGCGATATAGCTCCGGATTTTCAGGCAGAGACCACACAAGGACCAATTAGTTTTCATGAATGGTTAGGAGATTCCTGGGGTGTTTTATTTTCGCATCCGGCAGATTTTACTCCTGTATGTACAACTGAATTAGGAACTGTGGCAAACTATCTTCCTGAATTTACAAAAAGAGATACGAAGGTTATTGCTTTGAGTGTTGATGGTTTAGAATCACATAAAGAGTGGATCAAAGACATCAACGAAACTCAAAATACAGAAGTCAATTTTCCAATTATTGCTGATGAAGATAAAAAGATAGCAACTTTGTATGATATGCTTCATCCAAATGCGAGCGAAAAATTTACAGTGCGTTCTGTTTTCGTAATTGGTCCTGATAAAAAAATCAAACTTACTTTGACTTATCCGGCTTCTACAGGAAGAAATTTTGAAGAATTACTTCGTGTTATTGATAGTTTGCAATTAACGGCTAATTACAGCGTTGCAACACCTGCAAACTGGAAAGATGGCGAAGACGTAGTCATTACGCCAGCGGTTCCGGATAGTGATATTGCGGCAAAATTTCCAAAAGGGCATACACCTATAAAACCGTATTTACGTATGACACCGCAACCTAATAAATAA
- a CDS encoding cation:proton antiporter, with amino-acid sequence MIALNAAAEATHHLRPLISDLGLILITAGIAVLLFKKMKQPLVLGYLIAGFLAGNHFDFFPSITEMKSVEVWAEIGVIILLFSLGLEFSFKKLMKVGGTASITAITQIITMVIIGYFVGQWMGWGSMDSIFLGVIISISSTTIILKTFDELGVKAQKFAGIVIGSLIVQDIVAILMMVLLSTIAVSQQFSGSELMMSVLKLIFFLTAWFVGGIFFIPTILKKTKHLLTDEMLLIISLALCLMMVSFAANVGFSPALGAFIMGSIIAETTQAEHIEHLIKPVKDLFGAIFFVSVGMLIDPEMLYTHALPVAILTVVTIIGQSVSSTIGALLAGQPLKQSVQTGMSLSQIGEFSFIIATLGMTLNVTSSFLYPIVVAVSAVTTFTTPFMVKYAVPFSNFLERKMPKKWIKNINRYSVNAQAIKAVSTWQKVLKAYILQIVVHTIIIAAVILLSSKFVAPLVADTRFGNTLAALITLVIIAPFLWALSLRRVAVEEVELLWEERKYRGALLMLILIRMSLGLFFIGFLLNIFFSPLVAFVALIIAIVVYQIFPKKLNEQYHRIESHFLKNLNDRENKKIDRRYANLMPWDGHMSFFDIGKESNLAGKTLQELRIREQMGINIAYIKRGEVTIPIPTKTERLFPGDEICVIGTDAQVTEFNKYLNQNETEAAKAVEESQIVLRQLEVSDEEFIQKSIGQFRTKTNGMVVGIERNGNRILNPESHLTLEKNDILWVVGDKKRMNELIRK; translated from the coding sequence ATGATTGCCTTAAACGCCGCTGCTGAAGCTACACACCACTTGAGACCTTTAATTAGTGATTTGGGATTAATCCTGATTACTGCCGGAATTGCTGTGCTTCTTTTTAAAAAAATGAAACAGCCTTTGGTTCTGGGTTATTTAATCGCAGGTTTTTTAGCGGGAAACCATTTTGACTTTTTCCCGTCTATAACCGAAATGAAAAGTGTGGAGGTTTGGGCAGAAATTGGTGTAATCATTTTATTATTTAGTTTAGGACTCGAATTTAGTTTTAAAAAACTGATGAAAGTAGGCGGTACAGCCTCAATTACGGCGATTACCCAAATAATTACGATGGTTATAATTGGTTATTTCGTTGGTCAATGGATGGGCTGGGGTTCTATGGACAGTATTTTTCTTGGTGTAATAATATCAATTTCCTCAACAACAATTATTTTAAAAACGTTTGACGAACTGGGTGTTAAAGCACAAAAATTTGCCGGAATCGTTATTGGTTCGCTAATCGTTCAGGATATTGTAGCTATTTTAATGATGGTTTTACTTTCGACAATTGCCGTAAGTCAGCAATTTTCAGGAAGTGAATTGATGATGTCTGTTTTAAAATTAATTTTCTTTCTGACAGCCTGGTTTGTGGGCGGAATCTTTTTTATACCTACAATCCTTAAAAAAACAAAACATTTACTAACTGATGAGATGCTGCTTATTATTTCGCTTGCATTGTGTTTAATGATGGTAAGTTTTGCAGCAAATGTTGGATTTTCTCCCGCTTTGGGCGCTTTTATTATGGGATCTATTATTGCCGAAACTACACAGGCAGAACATATTGAACACTTAATAAAACCGGTAAAAGATTTATTTGGTGCCATATTTTTTGTGTCAGTTGGCATGTTAATCGATCCGGAAATGCTGTACACGCACGCGCTTCCGGTTGCAATTTTAACTGTTGTAACTATTATTGGTCAGTCTGTTAGCTCTACAATTGGCGCTTTACTTGCCGGACAGCCGCTTAAACAGTCTGTACAAACAGGAATGAGTTTATCGCAAATTGGTGAATTCTCGTTTATTATCGCAACTCTGGGAATGACATTAAACGTTACGAGTTCGTTTTTATATCCAATTGTTGTGGCGGTTTCGGCAGTAACAACATTTACAACTCCGTTTATGGTAAAATATGCAGTGCCTTTTTCTAATTTTCTGGAAAGAAAAATGCCTAAAAAATGGATTAAAAACATTAATCGATATAGTGTAAATGCGCAGGCAATAAAAGCAGTAAGTACCTGGCAAAAAGTTCTGAAAGCCTACATTTTGCAAATTGTAGTACACACGATTATTATTGCTGCCGTAATTTTATTATCATCAAAATTTGTAGCGCCTTTGGTAGCCGATACAAGATTTGGAAACACGCTCGCAGCATTAATAACATTAGTTATAATTGCTCCTTTTTTATGGGCACTTTCCTTGCGACGTGTTGCAGTAGAAGAAGTCGAATTATTATGGGAAGAACGTAAATATCGCGGCGCGCTATTAATGTTAATTTTAATAAGAATGAGCCTTGGTTTATTCTTCATTGGTTTTTTATTAAACATATTCTTCTCTCCGTTAGTTGCTTTTGTTGCCCTGATCATTGCAATTGTGGTATATCAAATATTTCCAAAAAAACTAAACGAGCAATACCACAGAATTGAAAGTCACTTTTTGAAAAATTTAAACGATCGTGAAAACAAAAAAATCGACAGACGTTATGCTAATTTAATGCCTTGGGATGGTCACATGTCGTTTTTCGATATAGGAAAAGAATCAAACTTAGCCGGAAAAACATTGCAGGAATTGCGTATTCGCGAACAAATGGGAATCAATATTGCGTATATAAAACGTGGTGAAGTAACAATCCCTATTCCAACCAAAACTGAACGTTTGTTTCCCGGTGATGAAATTTGTGTTATTGGTACTGATGCTCAGGTTACTGAATTTAATAAGTATTTAAATCAAAATGAAACCGAAGCTGCAAAAGCCGTAGAAGAATCTCAAATTGTTTTACGTCAGCTGGAAGTTTCTGATGAAGAATTTATACAGAAAAGTATCGGACAATTTAGAACTAAAACCAACGGAATGGTGGTGGGAATTGAACGAAACGGAAATCGTATTTTAAACCCTGAATCTCATTTAACTTTAGAAAAAAATGATATTCTTTGGGTCGTCGGAGATAAAAAACGAATGAACGAATTAATTAGAAAATAG
- a CDS encoding AEC family transporter, translating into MNNFLIIFFFLFLGLLLQNVKRFPTHIYKNINKIVIYLCLPAITLYHIPKIKWSNELLFPIGAGWISFLLAFLFFHFLGRRLGWSNKLIGCLVLTAGLSNSSFLGYPIVEALFGKKGLETAVLVDQPGTFVVVSTLGVFVAAFYSKGSPDALSIFKKIILFPPFLTFVVACLLNVFQYALDLNVQSVLLKLGSLVTPLALFSVGLQLSFDRKSRHWKFLQLGLFFRLIVTPLIIFVLYVFVFNQHSEAIKITIIEIAMAPMITGAILASTYGLKPKLSSMMIGFGIPISFVTLAIWYFVVQFI; encoded by the coding sequence ATGAACAACTTTCTTATAATATTCTTCTTTTTGTTTTTAGGATTGCTTTTGCAGAATGTAAAGCGGTTTCCGACTCATATTTACAAAAACATCAATAAAATTGTCATTTATTTATGTCTTCCTGCCATCACTTTATATCATATTCCAAAGATAAAATGGAGCAATGAATTATTGTTTCCGATAGGAGCGGGGTGGATTAGTTTTTTACTGGCTTTTTTATTTTTCCATTTTTTAGGAAGAAGATTGGGTTGGTCAAATAAACTCATTGGCTGTTTGGTTTTGACAGCCGGATTAAGTAATTCTTCATTTCTTGGTTATCCAATTGTAGAAGCTTTGTTTGGAAAAAAAGGTTTAGAAACCGCAGTTTTGGTAGATCAGCCAGGAACGTTTGTTGTGGTTTCGACTTTGGGCGTTTTTGTTGCAGCTTTTTATTCAAAAGGAAGTCCGGATGCATTGAGTATTTTCAAAAAAATAATTCTTTTTCCACCGTTTCTCACCTTTGTAGTAGCTTGTTTATTAAACGTTTTTCAATATGCTTTAGATTTGAATGTTCAGTCTGTTCTATTAAAATTAGGAAGTCTGGTTACACCGCTGGCTTTATTTTCAGTTGGATTACAGCTGAGTTTTGATCGAAAAAGCCGTCATTGGAAATTTTTACAACTCGGACTTTTCTTCCGGCTTATTGTCACGCCGCTGATCATTTTTGTTTTATATGTGTTTGTTTTTAACCAGCATTCTGAAGCCATAAAAATAACAATTATCGAAATTGCGATGGCACCGATGATTACAGGTGCAATTCTGGCTTCGACTTATGGTTTAAAGCCAAAATTAAGCAGTATGATGATTGGTTTTGGAATCCCGATTTCGTTCGTAACCCTTGCTATTTGGTACTTTGTGGTACAGTTTATTTAG